The window CATACCGTTCCAGTACTCGTATTTTAAAACCAGCGAGGGATTTGCAGCGGGGGGCTCTACTGTATCGCTCAGAAAAAACCTCACCGAGATGCGGGCACTGGTTTTCTCGAGAATTTCGTCACAGGCAACGTAAAAGATGTCGTTGTGCTTTGGAACACCAGCAAAAGGAGTAAAATCTGCGTTCAGATCCAGTGCTTCAAAGACCATGTTTCCTGTGTTGCTGAGACAACAGTCAGGATTCACCCCTTCTCCGAGAAAGTGGAGATTCAGCGAAACTCCTGTAACCTCCAGACAACCGGGATCATCGGGCATTCTGGCAAGAACCGCCCGTAACCAATAGGACTCTCTTCCCTCTTGATCGGACCGTTGAATATCGAGCGGCCCTTCAAGAAAAACCCTGTTCTCCTGTTTTCGCTCATTTCCGCTCGCCCCCACTGCCTCAACCGGTATCCAACGCGAACCGTCCCAGTATTCCCAGTTCAAGAAGTTAACAACCTCGTCACCGGCACTGCGGACAGGGTTCAGCGAGTGAAAGGTGATACTCAAGGCATTATTTCCCTGGAGGAACTCCGCCTGGGGGGCCTCAACGAGAAGATATCGCTCGATCTCTTCGGATCCACCGAAGAGCGGGAATGGACGAATCCCCAGATCCCGGCAACTGACCTTGTCCCGAGTGACCGCATAGCAGGAAGCCAGCCGGGCGGGAGAAATGGTGAGGTCCTTCACCGTTTCAAAAATTATGCTCCCATCACCGGCGCCCTTTCCGGCGGATACCTGAAACCCACCCTTCACCTGAAACGCTTCGGGGCAGGACTCTACAGGAAAAAATGTGACAAGAGCCCGTGATGGTTGAGGAGGTATCAGTGACAACCCGAGAAGATCTATGAGAGCAAGATAGGTCTTCTCGGGAACCTTGTTCAGCCGATAAATTGTCATCTCCGTCATCCAGGCAAAGAGCTCGACCAGCGTCATGCCTGGATCACTGGGATTGTGGTTGGTCCACTCAGGGCAGTAATGAGGAATCAGGCGCAAAGCCTCGTTCAAAATATCCTTGTAGGTTCTGTCATCCAAGTTGAGATTGGGTATCAAGTTCGCCTCGCTCAAGATAAAAGGGATAAACCATGTTGAAATAGGTATTCACTGACCGGACAAGGTAGCGAATCTTCACATTGATCTGGTTCTCGCGATCAGGATCGGACTGCACTGAGACATCCTGCAGGACAATACGGTGTTCCCACCGCGTAAGCGCCTCCTCGACATAGTGTTTTGCCAAAGCCAGGGTTCGGGCGTTATTTGGAGCAAAGACCAAATCGTTCAGGTTGCACCCAAAATCGGGGCGCATCACCCGCTCACCCCTGGAGGTAGAGAGAATTATATGAATTGAATCGGCAATACTGTTTTCATACCGGGACTGCGCTATGTTTCCAGTATTATCAACGCTGATCGGGAAGGAAAAACCAGTCCCGAGAAAGCTTTCGTTTCCACTCATCGCCAGAAAGCCTACCCCACGATTTGCGGGGCGACAACTTTTTTCAATGAAATCAATAAAAAAAATTTATTTCCCTGTTTATCTTGAAAAAGATTCTGCGCGTGATATCTTCTTATAATCTTCTTTCATAAATTTTATAGATTTAATAAATTTTTTTTTTGAATTGCTGTTTTTTGTTGACAAGTGCGATAGTAATACTGAATAGTTTCGGGAGCTACCGAAAGAAAACGCATTTTAGGAAGCGCCAATGAACCACATGAACCAGTTCCTGTTTTATGCCGTTGTCACCGACAACCAGGATCCCGCAGCACGAGCCCGTATAAAAGCCCGTCTCTCCGTGGCAGGAGAACAGGTAGAAACGGGCTGGATACCCACGGTGCAACCCTACGCATCGAGTGAGTGCGGAACGCTGC of the Alkalispirochaeta americana genome contains:
- a CDS encoding GPW/gp25 family protein, which translates into the protein MSGNESFLGTGFSFPISVDNTGNIAQSRYENSIADSIHIILSTSRGERVMRPDFGCNLNDLVFAPNNARTLALAKHYVEEALTRWEHRIVLQDVSVQSDPDRENQINVKIRYLVRSVNTYFNMVYPFYLERGELDTQSQLG